Part of the Neorhodopirellula lusitana genome is shown below.
ATGCGTCGCGGGATTCCGGACGCTTCCACGCCTTCGATGTCGCTTGGTGAACCGACCAACGAGTGAAAGTAGATCGCTGGGATGCCACGCATCGACAGCATCACCGCTTGGGTCGCCAGGAAACGCCGTGAGTGTTCGGCAGGTGAAACGGAGCGGCGATCGGCGACAGCGTCCAGATAGGTGATGTTCAGTTCGTAGGGGCTTTCCGTGCCGTCGCCATTGGCACGCATCCCCACCTTGCCGCCACGGTCCAGGACGAGTGCGGCGAGTGCATTGATTCGTTCAGGTGGTACTAGGCCCTCGGCGGGGCGGACGCCGATCCCGTCATGGGATGCTGTGAAGTTGAAATAGGTTGTTTGGTCAGTCGGAAGATTCAGCGAACGCATCCAGTCGGCTAACACGCCGCTGTCGCCGCTGTGGATTGCGTCCAGTAAAAGTGGTGGCAAACTGAACTGGTAGACCATCTGGGCTTCGTCATCGCCGTTACCGAAGTAGCTGATGTTTTCAGCGTGAGGCACATTCGTTTCGGTCAAGATGATCGTGCCGGGAACGGCCTGGTCCAGCACATGTCGCATCAAGCGGACGGCGGCGTGCGTTTGCGGGAGGTGCAAACAGGTGGTGCCGATTTCTTTCCACAGGAACGCGATTGCATCCAGGCGAATGATGCGTGCACCGCGGACGGCATACTCCACCAGTGTTTCGATCATGCGCAGCATGACTTCAGGATTGGAGTAATTCAGGTCGACTTGGTCGGCACTGAAGGTGGTCCAAACGTTGAGTTCGCCGGACTTGGCGTCAAAACGAGTCAGCAGGGGGAGGCTGCGGGGCCGGATGACGGAAGAGAGATCGGTATCGGGATCGGCGGTGCAGTAGAAGTCGGCGTGCTCTTCATCACCGGCCAAGAACTTTTGGAACCACTCGTGTTTCTGGGAAGAGTGGTTCAGGACGAGGTCGTACATCAGGTCAAAGTCTTGGCCTAAACTTTGAATGTCATCCCAGGTCCCGAATGCCGGATCGACGGCGAGGTAATCGGCTACGGAGAAACCGTCGTCGCTTGTTGATGGACAGAACGGCAACAAATGAACGCACCGGATGCGTTTATCGAGTTCATGCCGGACTAGAAAGTCGTGTTGTGCATTCAGGGGCGCGGTGTCGCCATCGCTGACTTGATCGGCATAGGTGATTAGCACGACGTCGCGGTGATCCCACAGCGGTGTGCCAATGGTTGCGTCGGAAGTGTTTGCGTCGGGTTCGGTCTGGGGTGTTGCTTTGCGACAACGTTCGATCAGACGCTCGAGTCCATCGGCGAGAAGGTCGGGAACGGTTCCGTAAACATCCGCGATCCGCTTACGTGTTTGTTGTAAATCCGCTTTCTCGTCGAGGTTTTGGCTCACAAGTTGTCCTGTCCGGTGAAGTGGGTAACGAGCGATCGCAGTTTTCGCCGCAACACGCCGTAAGAGAAAAACGCTCGGCCAATCTCATAATTGAAATCGACCATTTCGTCACGAAATGCCTTGTCGTGAATGATCTTTTCGACTTTGGCGACTACGTCCTTGGTTAAGTATCCGTCCATCGAAATCACCCTGGCACCCTTGGGCTCAATGTCGGCAACGTAGATGGAGTAACGGTTCACGAGTACCGGTTTGCGGTAATAGAACGCCTCCAATAACGCGTTTCCAAAGCCTTCGTAAATGCTGGGGTACGTAATGAAATCGGCTTGTGAATAGGCGTCCGCCAGCGTGTAGATGCGATTGCCTTCGGCATCTTTGCCGCGTTTGTCGCCGACCTGTTTGTCGACCAGACGTAAGTCAACGCCGCTCGCTTCGGCCAAGTCTTTGAGGACTTGCAGGTACTCGTCCCCCTCATCGCCACTGGCGTGTGAGATCACGAGTTTGCATCGATCGTCCTTCAATGCCGCGACCAACGCGATGGCATGTTCGATGCCTTTGCGAGGTACGACACGGGTCGGTTGTAAGAACAGAATGTCGTTTTCGTCGAGGCCGATGTCTTTGCGGAAATGGCTTGCGTACTCGTCCGCTTCGGGTGGCGGGGTTTCAAAGTCCAAGACGTTTGGCACCAGCATCGAAGAGACGCCACGGCGGTGCGAAAGGTCTTCCTGGGCAAACGAGTTGATTGTCACGTTTTGGATTTGTGGCAACGCAGGTGGGAACGCCATCCACAACATGTCCGTCACGGCACTGACGCTGAATCGGTCCCGTTCCCAATAAAAGTCGTGGTGGTGAGCGATGGTTGGGAACCCGGTTTCAGCGATGAAGTTGGTCAACGCCACACCGAGCGGAAGGTTCATCGGAATGCACAGAGCGTTTTGGACGATCAGCAAGTCCAGGTCGTAACGTCGTGTGAATTCGTAAAGGGTTCCCTTCAGGTAATCAGCCAGCGTGTAGATCCGCTGGGTCACATCGGGTGTTCGGGTTCGCGTGCCGAAGGCGCGTCGATTGATCCACTGGATGTCGGGGTGGTCAAAGAAGGCGTGCGGCACAACCATCGAAACCGATGGGTCGCGGTCGCTCTTGCCGCTATACCAGTGGCTGACGTGGCGATGGTCCCACAGAACCTTGGCCCATTTTGCACTCTCCAGCGAGACACCGTCGGTCCCGGCGAATCGCGTTCCTACAAAACCGATTTGAACGCCCATCGCTGTTGCCATTCCTAGGGTGAAAGTCGTCGTTCGACGTGGCACAGGCCACCAGCGTAGTCGTCCGCGTCACGGGTCGTGCGGTGACACTTGAACTGCAGGTTGCTTATATCCAGACTACTCGAAACACTGTACTAGCTGATTCCATGCGGTGAGTACCACATCGGGTAATAAGTTTTCGCATGCTGCGTGATCTTCCCGTAAACGCAAACTACGGGCATCAGCGGCAAACAAAGCCGTTTGCAAGCCCGCCTGATTTGCGGCAAAAACATCATTAAGCATGTCATTGCCAACGTAGACGGCTTGGTTGGGGCGTAATCCGATGCAGGCCAGCGACGCGACCAAGCGGTCAAACATTAGCGTTCCAGGCTTGGAAGCCAGGTAACGATTGGAGAAATGACACAGATCGAGTTCGAAGACGGTCTCGAGTGGGCCACCGATCAAATCTTCGACAATGGGGACGGTGTAGGCCTGGGCGTTGCTGACAATTCCCAGTTTGCGTCCCGAGCGGGCGACTTCGTCTAGCGCGTCTTTCGCACCCGGCATCGGCCATGTTGGATTATTGCGTGCCTCAAGTTCCGCCATCATGGTGGCGACGGCACCAGGATCGTTGGCCACGTCGAGACGATTGGACTGCACTAAGACATGTTGCCAAATATCTAAGAGTTCCACTTCGGGGCGCGGATTGGACTCGCTCAGTCGAGCTGAATTGACTTCTTGTATTCGCTGGCGAATCGCGTGGTTGTCATTGTCGGCGCAGTCGGCGGTTCCGACTTCACCGCTGCCGCTGATGACGAGCGTTCCATAGATGTCGATAATCACCGCCTGGACGTCCGACAGCTTTTTTAGTTGAGCGGTGGCCGATGTGGGGATCGGTTCCAGCGGTTGACGGTTTTGGATAACAGGTGCAAGTGGAGACATGGTTAACCAATCCCGCCGCGGTCACCCGTCGTTGCGAGCGTGAGGTCGGTGGCATAGCAATCGACCAGCGTGTTCATGTTCGCGCTGCGGTCGATCTCGCGAAAGACGCGTAAAGTTCGATCGAGTCGGTTACGTGTGGCTTCGTCGAAGTTGCCTTGCAAGGCGGTGCTGCGAAGCACGCCGCGATAATGTTGAACAGCGATCGCACATAGGTCACGCATGGCGGCGCGGCGTAGGGGTGCTTCCTTTTTGCTAACGCTATCAAGGTGTTCGTTGATGCAGCGAGCGACCACGACGGGATCCGGCACAGGGGCGGCCAGTTGAGCGAGCAACTTACCACGCAGTTCGCCACTTTGTCCGCTGGCCAACCGAGTGG
Proteins encoded:
- a CDS encoding sugar phosphorylase, with translation MSQNLDEKADLQQTRKRIADVYGTVPDLLADGLERLIERCRKATPQTEPDANTSDATIGTPLWDHRDVVLITYADQVSDGDTAPLNAQHDFLVRHELDKRIRCVHLLPFCPSTSDDGFSVADYLAVDPAFGTWDDIQSLGQDFDLMYDLVLNHSSQKHEWFQKFLAGDEEHADFYCTADPDTDLSSVIRPRSLPLLTRFDAKSGELNVWTTFSADQVDLNYSNPEVMLRMIETLVEYAVRGARIIRLDAIAFLWKEIGTTCLHLPQTHAAVRLMRHVLDQAVPGTIILTETNVPHAENISYFGNGDDEAQMVYQFSLPPLLLDAIHSGDSGVLADWMRSLNLPTDQTTYFNFTASHDGIGVRPAEGLVPPERINALAALVLDRGGKVGMRANGDGTESPYELNITYLDAVADRRSVSPAEHSRRFLATQAVMLSMRGIPAIYFHSLVGSPSDIEGVEASGIPRRINRHKYTVAELEAVLEPADSLQRRVFEGYQRLLDVRKEQVAFDPIATQEVLDLPRDGLVGFVRKHPDGDTLTMIANLSDQPRAVTPEQVGVIYQQDVLAEEQLDPTESLNLRPFQVRWLV
- a CDS encoding glycosyltransferase family 4 protein, which produces MGVQIGFVGTRFAGTDGVSLESAKWAKVLWDHRHVSHWYSGKSDRDPSVSMVVPHAFFDHPDIQWINRRAFGTRTRTPDVTQRIYTLADYLKGTLYEFTRRYDLDLLIVQNALCIPMNLPLGVALTNFIAETGFPTIAHHHDFYWERDRFSVSAVTDMLWMAFPPALPQIQNVTINSFAQEDLSHRRGVSSMLVPNVLDFETPPPEADEYASHFRKDIGLDENDILFLQPTRVVPRKGIEHAIALVAALKDDRCKLVISHASGDEGDEYLQVLKDLAEASGVDLRLVDKQVGDKRGKDAEGNRIYTLADAYSQADFITYPSIYEGFGNALLEAFYYRKPVLVNRYSIYVADIEPKGARVISMDGYLTKDVVAKVEKIIHDKAFRDEMVDFNYEIGRAFFSYGVLRRKLRSLVTHFTGQDNL
- a CDS encoding HAD family hydrolase, producing the protein MSPLAPVIQNRQPLEPIPTSATAQLKKLSDVQAVIIDIYGTLVISGSGEVGTADCADNDNHAIRQRIQEVNSARLSESNPRPEVELLDIWQHVLVQSNRLDVANDPGAVATMMAELEARNNPTWPMPGAKDALDEVARSGRKLGIVSNAQAYTVPIVEDLIGGPLETVFELDLCHFSNRYLASKPGTLMFDRLVASLACIGLRPNQAVYVGNDMLNDVFAANQAGLQTALFAADARSLRLREDHAACENLLPDVVLTAWNQLVQCFE